One genomic segment of Methanobrevibacter ruminantium includes these proteins:
- a CDS encoding glutathione peroxidase gives MSIYDFEVKDTQGNLVSLSEYKGKVLLIVNSATKCGFTPQYTELNEIFNAFKDEGFVILDFPCNQFGKQAPGTGEEIAATCRSEYLVPYPIFEKIEVNGENEEPLYAYLKKEQPFKDITGDGARKLKMVLKVMDRHYKDNDDIKWNFTKFLVDREGNVVQRFEPTESLEDVKARVKELL, from the coding sequence ATGTCAATTTATGATTTTGAAGTTAAAGACACTCAAGGAAATTTGGTTTCCTTAAGTGAATACAAAGGAAAAGTATTGTTAATTGTCAACTCTGCTACCAAATGTGGTTTCACTCCACAATACACTGAATTGAATGAAATTTTCAATGCATTCAAGGATGAGGGATTTGTCATTTTAGATTTCCCATGCAACCAATTCGGTAAACAAGCTCCAGGTACTGGGGAAGAAATTGCAGCTACTTGCCGTAGCGAATATTTGGTTCCATACCCAATCTTTGAAAAGATTGAAGTAAACGGTGAAAATGAAGAGCCGTTATATGCTTACTTAAAGAAGGAACAACCATTTAAAGACATCACTGGTGATGGAGCTAGAAAATTGAAAATGGTCCTTAAGGTAATGGATAGACATTATAAGGACAATGATGATATCAAATGGAACTTCACTAAGTTTTTAGTTGACAGAGAAGGAAATGTAGTTCAACGTTTCGAGCCAACTGAAAGTTTAGAAGATGTTAAGGCAAGAGTTAAGGAATTATTATAA
- a CDS encoding flavodoxin family protein translates to MSILVAYYSRAEVTKKLAEAIAAETGADIEEIVSKVKYDGKIGFARGGKDAISEKIIDLGPLEHDVSDYDLVYLGVPVWAGKAANPMISYIKQNEGKFNDVKFFVTAGGSGFEGAIDQMERYVGKAPLKTLCLVTKQVKHDEFDEELTSFIE, encoded by the coding sequence ATGAGTATTTTAGTTGCTTATTATTCAAGAGCAGAAGTTACAAAAAAATTGGCAGAAGCTATTGCAGCAGAAACTGGTGCAGATATAGAAGAAATCGTTTCTAAAGTGAAATATGATGGTAAAATCGGTTTTGCACGTGGTGGAAAGGATGCTATTTCAGAAAAGATTATTGATTTAGGGCCATTGGAACATGATGTTTCAGATTATGACTTGGTTTATTTAGGAGTTCCTGTATGGGCTGGAAAAGCTGCAAATCCTATGATTTCATACATTAAGCAAAATGAAGGAAAGTTCAATGATGTAAAATTCTTTGTAACTGCAGGTGGAAGCGGTTTTGAAGGTGCTATAGATCAAATGGAAAGATATGTGGGCAAAGCTCCTTTAAAAACATTATGTCTTGTTACAAAACAAGTAAAACATGATGAATTTGATGAAGAGTTAACTTCATTTATAGAATAA
- a CDS encoding low temperature requirement protein A → MLLVVCFIYILALIAIYLNLSSIVIWIDVIAVLVGAFLPFFLKGNFDRCIISFPHLTERFELLTIITFGEAIVGMAHFFDISHFNLIPIMVFFIILTMFGSYVVQIHNLVNHHREERSLRLMFSHYFIVISINLVTFALELIHSGEINHWIVSGMMIISLIVFYVSIMANREYYYDNVKLSRKNILSMVLVTFIGILVILTFIDSLYGFLIGVLIVTWGNLAILIEIYGNF, encoded by the coding sequence ATTCTTTTAGTTGTTTGCTTTATTTACATTTTAGCATTAATTGCAATTTACTTAAATTTATCTTCAATTGTAATATGGATTGATGTAATTGCAGTTTTAGTTGGGGCATTCCTGCCATTTTTCTTAAAAGGCAATTTTGATAGGTGCATTATTAGTTTCCCCCATTTAACTGAACGTTTTGAATTATTGACAATTATCACTTTTGGTGAGGCAATTGTGGGTATGGCACACTTTTTTGATATTAGTCACTTTAATTTAATTCCTATTATGGTATTCTTCATTATTCTAACAATGTTTGGATCTTATGTGGTTCAAATTCATAATCTGGTGAATCATCATAGGGAAGAGAGAAGCTTAAGACTTATGTTTAGTCATTATTTCATTGTCATAAGTATTAATTTGGTAACATTTGCACTGGAATTGATTCATTCTGGTGAAATCAATCACTGGATTGTAAGTGGGATGATGATTATTTCCTTAATTGTTTTCTATGTTTCAATAATGGCCAATAGGGAATATTATTATGATAATGTAAAATTAAGTAGAAAAAATATCTTATCCATGGTTTTAGTTACTTTTATAGGAATTTTAGTTATTTTAACCTTTATAGATAGCCTATATGGATTTTTAATCGGTGTATTGATAGTTACATGGGGCAATTTAGCTATTTTAATCGAAATATATGGAAATTTTTAA
- a CDS encoding low temperature requirement protein A encodes MAVKEKRVELIELFYDLIFVYAISRLTSLISEPINGGIDLNALFVYVITSFVIL; translated from the coding sequence ATGGCAGTCAAAGAGAAGAGAGTAGAATTAATAGAACTGTTTTATGATTTGATATTTGTATATGCTATTTCAAGGTTGACCTCTCTAATCAGCGAACCCATTAACGGAGGAATAGATTTAAACGCTCTTTTTGTATATGTTATCACCTCTTTTGTGATCTTATAA